The following DNA comes from Chitinophaga nivalis.
TGTATGGCCGCTCACTATATAAGAGCTGAAAAATAACCCGAGGGGCTAATGGAGAATTAAAAAACTTTACGGCATCAAAAGGGCATAAAAAATGATTACAAGTCACTAACAAACAATTACTTATAAGCAAACTAAAACGCCTGTACGAAAAGCTGGTAACAATTACATAACATAGCGACAGCTATATTACTTACCTCCTGGCAATAGCTGATAACATTTACATAACATAGCAACCGTTATATCAAAGAGATATAAACAGCAAAAGCCATAACAATCAAATGATATAGCTACCACTATATCACTTACATCATGGAGATGTAAAACAACAGTAACATGGTAATGTCGGCATAGTCTTTCAGGTGCTGCCGGAAATGGGTAAGTGATGCTTTGATGTGATTCTTCACCGTGAACAGGGAGAGGTTCAGTTCTTTGGCAATTTCAGCATGGGAAAGCTGTTCGTGCCGGCTCATCTTAAACACGCGGCGACGTTGCTGGCTCAGTTCATCCAACTTTTCGAGGTATACCTGCGTAATTTCATGGCAATTGATCTTCGTGTCTGCTGCTGCAGTAGTGAGGGATTCATCATCATATACCTGTTCAATAGGTACTGTAGTAAATGATTTTTTACTCATCGCCTTGATCACGGCGTTTTTAATAGCACGAAATAAATACGGCGCCAGCTTCACTTCCGGATCAAGTTGCTGTCTTTTTTCCCAGATCCACACCATCAGATCCATCATGATCTCTTCTGCCGTATCTTTGTCCTGCAGATAGTTCAGCGCATAATTATACAGTCTTTTGGAGTATCGGTCAAACAATACATCGAACGCCTTCACATTATCAAGCCTGCATTGTTCCAACAGTAAATAATCTGATAAGTCCTGTAAAGCTTCGCCCATATTTTCGTCACTATTTTTCTGACAACAAACTTAAGCGCAAAAAATCAGCAGTTATATTATCTAAACATTAACTTTTGATAACCCAAGCTGGTGGCCAGTAAAGCGATACAGCTGGTTTATGTCGCTGCGGTCCTGTTGCCTGAAAACCATCCACCCACATAAGAAATCATTGCTCTTATCCGTTTTATCCTGTGAACATGATCAGCCAGTTATCCGAAAAGTTACCGGTTACCGGCATTACTAACCCCGATACGCCGGCTGTTGTTTTGCTGTTCATCTTCCGTAAATTATCAGTCTCACTTTTATCATCTTAAGCTGTTGTATGAAAAAGATTTTTTTGATCACAGGTGCTACTGCCGGCATTGGAAAAATAACCGCCATACACCTGGCCAAAACCGGGGCCACCGTTGTCATTCATGGCAGAAATGCAGCGAAGACCATACAAACCCAACAGGAAATCATCCACCTCACAGGCAATACAGCTATTGATACCCTTACCGGCGATCTGTCGCTGATGACAGACGTAAAAAAGATCGCCCATACTTTCCGGAACCGCTACAACCACCTGGATGTGCTGATCAATAATGCCGGCATACTGGCTGCCACCCGCAGGGAAACCACAGCAGAAGGCTATGAAAATACCTTTGCCGTGAATGTGCTGGCCCCCTATCTTTTAACCGCACTGCTGTTTGACCAACTACAGCATAGCCATAAAGCGCGGGTCATCAATGTATCTTCTGCCATGCATTCGCTGGCACGGCCCGACTTCAATGATCTCCAGGCCACCCGTTCCTTCCATGCCATACGTGCCTACAGCAATTCCAAACTTTTCCTGATCCTGCTGACGGAAGAAATGGCCGGCCGCATGGCCGACAGTGGCATCAAAAATGTAGTGGTCAACAGTCTTCACCCTGGCGCCGTAGCGACCACTTTCGGTAAAGACAACAGTACCTTCTCCAACCGGCTCACCAATCTGTTGAAACCGTTGTTTTTCCTGTCGCCGGAAAAAGGTGCTGCCACCACTATCTTCCTCGCTACTTCCCGTGAAGGGGAACAATACAGCGGACAATATTTCGTCAAAAGCAAACTCGCCAAAGTAGCCCCCAGACATAACACAGCTAAAAACAGGGAAAAAATCTGGACAGCCTGTGAAACGATTACCGGCACTACCTTTTTATAACCTCCCGTCGACGAGTATCTGATAAAAAAACACCTGATTTCCGGCCAGATATCTGGCTGAAAACAGGGTATTCCTCATTCTTTTTTCCGACCTTTGTTCCCCAATTTCAACACGTAATATGAGAGTTTGCATTGCTGAAAAACCAAGTGTGGCAAGAGACATTGCAGAAGTGATCGGCGCGAAACAACGCAAGGATGGCTACTATGAAGGCAATGGTTATCAGGTAACCTGGACTTTCGGGCATTTTTGTACCCTAAAGGAACCCCACGATTATTTTGAACAATGGAAATACTGGCGCCTGGAAGATCTCCCCATGATCCCCTCCAGCTTTGGGATCAAACTGATTGAAAACTCCGGCGTACAAAAACAGTTTAAAGTCATCGAAACACTGGTACAAGCCTGCGAAGAGGTGATCAACTGCGGGGATGCCGGCCAGGAAGGAGAACTGATCCAGCGTTGGGTATTGCTAAAAGCCAAATGCACTGCGCCGATCAAAAGACTCTGGATTTCCTCCCTGACAGAAGAAGCGATCCGCAACGGTTTCCAGCAATTACGGGAAGCAGACCAGTACAACAACCTGTATGCTGCCGGCAGCGCCCGCGCTATCGGCGACTGGCTGTTAGGCATGAATGCCACCCGCCTTTTCACCAAAAAATTTGCGCAGGGGAAAGTTGTATTGTCTATCGGCCGGGTGCAAACACCTACCCTGGCCATGATTGTGCAACGACAAAAAGAAATCAACGCCTTTGTATCTGAAGATTACTGGGAGTTAAAAACGTTATATCGCGAAACAGAGTTCACCGCTACCATCGACCGGTTGAAAAGTCCGGAGAAAGCAGCCAAAGGCCTGGCCTATCTGCAGGAGCATCTGTTTGAAGTCACTTCCTTTGAAAAGAAAGATGGCAAGGAAGGCAATCCCCGTCTGTTTGACCTCACGGGTCTGCAGGTGGAAGCCAATAAAAAATATGCCTATACTGCCGACGACACCCTCAAACACGTACAGAGCCTATACGAAAAAAAACTCGTCACCTACCCCAGGGTAGATACCACTTACCTGTCGGAAGACCTGCACCCCAAAGTGCCGGGTATCCTGCAGGATCTCACGCCCTACAGCGCACTCACCGCTCCTGTACTGGCCAAGCCTATTCCTAAACTGAAAACAGTTTTCGACGATAAAAAAGTAACCGATCACCATGCCATTATCCCTACCGGCGTATATCCCGGCGGTATCGGCCTGGAAGAAAAAAGGCTGTACGATCTGATTGCCCGGCGCTTCATTGCCGCCTTTTATCCGGAATGTAAAATTTCCAATACCACAGTGCTGGGTAAAGTAGGTCAGGTACCTTTTAAAGTAACCGGTAAACAAATACTGGAACCCGGCTGGAAAGAAGTATATGCCAATGATGTAAAAGAAAAAAAGGAAGGAGAAGAAGAGGAAAAAATACTACCGGTTTTTGAAGTGGGTGAAAGTGGTCCGCATACGCCCCGCATACACCAGGGGAAAACCTCTCCACCCAAAGCCTTTACAGAAGCGTCTTTGCTGCGGGCCATGGAAACGGCCGGCAAACAGGTAGACGATGAAGAAATGCGCGAGCTGCTGAAAGACAATGGTATTGGCCGGCCTTCTACCCGTGCCAACATTATTGAAACCCTCTTTCGCAGAAAATATATCGAGAAAAAGAAAAAAAACATCTACGCTACCCAAACGGGTATGGACCTCATTGATACCATACAATCCGAGTTGCTCAAAAGTGCGGAACTCACCGGCCAGTGGGAACGTAAACTCCGGCTCATTGAAAAAGGAGAATATGCACCGGATACCTTTAAGGACGAGCTGATTCAAATGGTAACCGCGCTGACTGCCGAAGTAAAAACAGCGAGTTATAAATTCATCACCATCGCACCGGAAACACCACCGGAAGAAAAGGAGAAGGAAAAAGGGAAAACCAAAAAAGAAGCAAAACCCAAAGCGCCGAAAGCGCCTATTGTGCTTGAACAGCTGACCTGTCCGAAATGTAAAACACATTTGTTGAAAAAAGGCAACACCGCCTACGGCTGCAGCAATTTCAACCAATGCGGTTTCAAGATTCCTTTTACTGTAGCCGATAAAAAACTTACCGATAAACAACTCCACGACTTACTCACGAAAGGAAAAAGCTCATCCAAAAACAACAAACTGTCATTGGATGAGCATTTCAACCTCGTAGTAGCATAATACCTTATCATCAGGAGCAGTGTTATTACTGCTCCTGATGATGATGATTAGAAACCGGTAGCCACCGTCACTGCTTTCCAGGCTTCCAGGTCTTTTTTCACAGTAGCTATTTTCTCGTATGCGAGGTCATAGGCATCCTGTCCCAGGAACAGATGTACCGGTGGTTCCGGTGTTGTTGTTACCTGAATCATTGCAGCAGCTGCTTTCTCCGGATCACCGGCCTGCTGACCATGAATATCGAACTGATGTGCTTTTTGTACTTCCCGTATATTTTCATAGTCCGCTATTTCATTGGCAGGTACCGCCAAAGAACCAGAAGAAAGGAACTCAGTTCTGAAATAACCAGGTTCCACCAGGGTTACGTGGATACCGAACGGTTTTACTTCTGTAACCAGGGATTCTGACAGTCCTTCCAGCGCAAATTTAGTAGCGCAGTAAATACCGAAACCGGGGAAGAAAGCAACAAAACCAGCGATGGAGGAGATGTTCAGGATGTGTCCTGATTTTTGTTCCCGCAGATAAGGCAGTGCTTTCCGGATCACATTCAGGCTCCCGAATACATTTACGTCGAAGTTAGTCCGGGCTTCTGTATCTGATACTTCTTCCAAACCGCCTACTTGTCCATATCCGGCATTATTCACGATAACGTCTATACGACCAAAGTGTTTTACCGTTTCACCGATGGCATCTTCCACGCTTTTTTCGCTGATGAGATCTACCGCCAGCGGCAGGAAGCTACTGCTATCTGCTGTGGTAATTTTGCGCAGGTCTGCTATATTTCTGGAAGTAGCTGCTACTTTATATCCCTGCTGTAATAATTGTAATACGAGAATGCGTCCTAAACCTTTGGAGGCGCCGGTAACAAACCAAACTTTTGTGTTGCTCATAAACATGTATGTTTTTAGTCTTACAAAAGTAGGGCGGCCTTCCTTGCCCATTATTACGCCATTCAAACGAATGATTGCAAAATTCAAACATCCCGGTAGGCAGTGGGTGTCAGGCTTGTTTGTTTCTTAAAGAAGTTATTGAAATGGGCCGGTTCTTCAAATCCCAGGGCATAGCTGATTTCTGCTACGTTCCAGCTGGTATGCTTCAGCAACGCTTTGGCTTCTGCAGCCAGCCGTTCGGCAATGTGGCTGGTAGTGGTTTTACCGGTAGTTTCGCGGATAGCCCGGTTGAGGTGATTGACATGTACGGCCAGTTGCTGTGCATAGTCGCTGGCGGAACGCAGGGTAAAACGCTGCGCCGGTGATTCAATCGGGAACTGGCGTTCCAGCAGATCAGAAAAAACCGCCGTCAGACGGGCATTCGCATTGGCATGCGGATACAAGGTTTCAGACGGCTGCATTTTAAGCGCCACATGAAAAATCTCTTTCAGGTAGTTACAAAGCAGGTCATACTTAAAAGGATAGTCTGAGGCGATTTCCGCCAGCATTTTACGGTATATAACCGCTGTTTCCTCGTGTTGTTCCGCAGTTAAACTAAAAGCCGGTTTGCCGCTGGTGCTGAACATCGGCAGGTCATTGATGTTCATCCGCATGCGCTCTGTCAGGAAGGGCGCCCGGAAGATGCAGAAAAAGCCCTCATAGTCCGGGGTTAATGCTTCCCAGGAATACGGTACCTGCGGAGAGAAAAACATCAGCGTAGGCCCCTTTACTTCAAGGGTTTTATCGGCGTAGTGAAACAGGTAATGCCCGGTGTTCAGGCTGACCTTATAGAAATCACGGCGGCTGTAATTCACGGTCAGGTGATTGTCTACCACACAATCCTTCATCCGGAATACATTAAAATGTCCGATCTCCTGTTGCAGGTTCTCCGGTACCTGATTCAGCTTTTGCTGGTAGAACTCCTGTAGTGACTCTGTTTGCGGCATACCTAAAATTACAAAATTCAAACCAATGCAGCAAACAGCACTGGCAGGAGCCCCGCACAATCCGGCATCGGCTCCCACCCTATTACACCTTAATCCAGCGCCACATCATTAATAGAAGCATAGCGCCGCTGCATCAGTCCTTCCGGATTAAACTCCCACATCTCATTACCGTAGGAACGGAAATGTTTACCCTCCTTATTCGTCCAGGTATATTCAAAACGTACGGCAATGCGGTTATCATGAAAGCTCCACAGCTCTTTCTTTAATTTATAGTCCAGCTCTTTCTCCCATTTAGCAGTCAGAAAGCTGATCACCGCTTCGCGGCCATTGATAAACTGATCGCGGTTACGCCATTCGGTATCTATCGTATAGGCCAGGGCTACTTTTTGCGGGTCGCGGCTGTTCCAGGCATCTTCTGCAAACTGTACTTTCTGCAGGGCGGTTTCGTAGGTAAATGGCGGAACAGGTAATCTTTTTTCCATGATGATGAAGTTTTAATGAACATTAATACAGACAAGTCAACCTGTCTTTTTAAAAACAAACCAATACATACAGGATAGTCAGTACCCTACCGGTTCAACCTCCTGTTACCACAAATGTAGGAATAAATCTCAAAATAGACAGATCAGTCTGTCTTTATTTTTACAAGAAAAGTAAAACAGGTATATCTTGCTAAAAATAAAAAGTAACTGGAAATACTACAACAAGCCACTCACGGCCTTCCTGGCCTCCTGTACCGGCCACTGATGACGGTAAAGCTGACTTTCTATCATCGCCGCTTCAAACAACAGGTACACCTGGTCTTTCAATGCCTGCTTTTCTTTCACCAGAATATGCCCCAGGTAAGCCCGCAGGTCTTTTTTATGTTCCTGTATCACCTGCAACACCGCCGCATCTTTGTCGGTCATTTCAGAGAGGATATTGAGAAAGGCACAACCGCGGAAATGTTCTTTTTCATTGATGTCGTGCAGAAAATCAAAAGCAGCCATGATTTGTTCTTTGGGCTTGGCCGTCTTCTCTGTCCAGGTTTTCAGCGCATCGAACCAATACTGGTGCCGGTACTGCAGAAAAGCAATCAGCAAAGCTTCCTTAGAGGCAAAATGCAGGTACAAACTGGCTCTGGCCACCCCTGCCTCCCGGATCACCTGGTTGATACCCGTAGCACGATAGCCCTGGTTATAAAACAGCTCAGTAGCAGTGTCCAATAACCGCTGCCTTGGGTCGCTTATCTTTGCTTTCATCCCGCAAAATTACGAACTACCGGAGAATTACACCTACTTCTAAAAAGAAAGACGCCCCACCGAAGCGGAACGTCTTATTATTTTCAACACAGTTATCTCTCCTTAGTATCCAAAGGTATAACTACCCCAGAAGCTGTTCCAATCGGCCACGGCGGCATCTGTATACGGAATCATATGCACGCTGCTGATCATCCACCTGCCCCGGCGCTGTACCGGAAACGTTACTTCGCCGGCAGCATTGCTGCGGTATTTGGTAACCGATGTTTTCCCCTTGTATACATTCCATGCCAGCACCAATGCATTATTCACAGGCGCCTGATCAAACAATACTTTAAAAGTGACGGATTCCCCCTCTTTCAACGCATAGGGATTTTTACCGGGAATCAGTTCCATCCGCATACCGGTATGCAGCGCATAGGTATCGTCCTGCCCCTCGCCCACCTGTAACAAGGTTTTGGCGCAACGCTGGTAGTACTCTCTACCCGGCTTCCCGGTTTCACCACGTTCTTTACGTAATGCAGCTATATCATCCAGCCCTTCTTCCAATAGATAAGCATTGAATTTTTCCGCTTCCAGCGAGATGTATTTACCGGTATTGCTGAATGCCAGCAAGTGATTGCCTGCTGTAGCAAAAGCCGCATGAATATTGGCACTTTTGCTGCCATTCACGTGGGCGGTATAATCTTCTGCCACCCCTACCGCAAAATGTTTCAGTTGTTGTATGCGGTATTTCGTGCCATCGGATCTTTCTCCTTTGTAGTTTTCTCCTACCATCACCCGCACATTTACCGGTTCGTTGATGCCAAGGATAAACTTTACCGGCTGCAGCCAGAATTCATGTCCGAAAGCCAGTGCACTGATGAACAGTATGCCTATAGCCAGCGCTGTTTTTTTCATATCAGAGAATTAAGAAATTAACGCCTATCCGTGCATTCAATGGATTACCCAGAGAAGCCACGGTGTTACGGGATATGCCCCCGTTGAAATAACGGGTATTGGTAATGTTGTTGATATTAAACTGAAAACTGAACCGGCGGATATCATAGTTCAACGCCGCATCCAGTACGGTATAAGCCGGCAATACAAAATCCTGCGTCGCCATATTCCCTACCTGATCACTCACGTAACGGCCACCGGCGCCAATACCAAATCCTTTCAGCCACTTCTGTGTGAAGTTATACTTCACCCACACATTCGCGATATGATGCGGCGCATTCACATAACGATCTCCCTTTTTCCCAATCGTGCTTTTATTGGTAAGCTGATGATCATTATACGCATACCCGGCGATGATGTTCACATTTTTCAGATTTCCCTGCAAGGTCACTTCTGCGCCCTGACTACGTGTACCCGGCACCGTTACCTGTCTGCGGGGATTATCTGTTGTAGGGTCCGGCGCCAGCAGATTGCGGTAAGCAATGTGGTACACTGCTACCATGGCAGAAAGCCGCTGCCGGAAGAAATCACCTTTGGCGCCTGCTTCAAACTGCGTAGCCGTTTTAGGAGGGAAAGGCCCCCCACTGGCAGTGGCACTGGATAAGTGCGGATTAAAGGAACGGGTAAAGCTACCGTATACAGACAGATTCGGCAACGGCAAATACACAATGCCCGCCCGTGGTACCCAGGCGCCTGTTTCCGCATGATCTCCCTGCACATCGTCTTTATCCGACAAAGGCGTCTGCACCATTTTGTAGTGATCGTACCGCAGTGACAGCAACACTTTCAGGTTATGCAGCAATCCGATCTGATCCTGCACATACCCACCAATGAGGT
Coding sequences within:
- a CDS encoding RNA polymerase sigma-70 factor, with product MGEALQDLSDYLLLEQCRLDNVKAFDVLFDRYSKRLYNYALNYLQDKDTAEEIMMDLMVWIWEKRQQLDPEVKLAPYLFRAIKNAVIKAMSKKSFTTVPIEQVYDDESLTTAAADTKINCHEITQVYLEKLDELSQQRRRVFKMSRHEQLSHAEIAKELNLSLFTVKNHIKASLTHFRQHLKDYADITMLLLFYISMM
- a CDS encoding SDR family oxidoreductase, producing the protein MKKIFLITGATAGIGKITAIHLAKTGATVVIHGRNAAKTIQTQQEIIHLTGNTAIDTLTGDLSLMTDVKKIAHTFRNRYNHLDVLINNAGILAATRRETTAEGYENTFAVNVLAPYLLTALLFDQLQHSHKARVINVSSAMHSLARPDFNDLQATRSFHAIRAYSNSKLFLILLTEEMAGRMADSGIKNVVVNSLHPGAVATTFGKDNSTFSNRLTNLLKPLFFLSPEKGAATTIFLATSREGEQYSGQYFVKSKLAKVAPRHNTAKNREKIWTACETITGTTFL
- a CDS encoding DNA topoisomerase 3 — translated: MRVCIAEKPSVARDIAEVIGAKQRKDGYYEGNGYQVTWTFGHFCTLKEPHDYFEQWKYWRLEDLPMIPSSFGIKLIENSGVQKQFKVIETLVQACEEVINCGDAGQEGELIQRWVLLKAKCTAPIKRLWISSLTEEAIRNGFQQLREADQYNNLYAAGSARAIGDWLLGMNATRLFTKKFAQGKVVLSIGRVQTPTLAMIVQRQKEINAFVSEDYWELKTLYRETEFTATIDRLKSPEKAAKGLAYLQEHLFEVTSFEKKDGKEGNPRLFDLTGLQVEANKKYAYTADDTLKHVQSLYEKKLVTYPRVDTTYLSEDLHPKVPGILQDLTPYSALTAPVLAKPIPKLKTVFDDKKVTDHHAIIPTGVYPGGIGLEEKRLYDLIARRFIAAFYPECKISNTTVLGKVGQVPFKVTGKQILEPGWKEVYANDVKEKKEGEEEEKILPVFEVGESGPHTPRIHQGKTSPPKAFTEASLLRAMETAGKQVDDEEMRELLKDNGIGRPSTRANIIETLFRRKYIEKKKKNIYATQTGMDLIDTIQSELLKSAELTGQWERKLRLIEKGEYAPDTFKDELIQMVTALTAEVKTASYKFITIAPETPPEEKEKEKGKTKKEAKPKAPKAPIVLEQLTCPKCKTHLLKKGNTAYGCSNFNQCGFKIPFTVADKKLTDKQLHDLLTKGKSSSKNNKLSLDEHFNLVVA
- a CDS encoding oxidoreductase, with translation MSNTKVWFVTGASKGLGRILVLQLLQQGYKVAATSRNIADLRKITTADSSSFLPLAVDLISEKSVEDAIGETVKHFGRIDVIVNNAGYGQVGGLEEVSDTEARTNFDVNVFGSLNVIRKALPYLREQKSGHILNISSIAGFVAFFPGFGIYCATKFALEGLSESLVTEVKPFGIHVTLVEPGYFRTEFLSSGSLAVPANEIADYENIREVQKAHQFDIHGQQAGDPEKAAAAMIQVTTTPEPPVHLFLGQDAYDLAYEKIATVKKDLEAWKAVTVATGF
- a CDS encoding helix-turn-helix domain-containing protein translates to MPQTESLQEFYQQKLNQVPENLQQEIGHFNVFRMKDCVVDNHLTVNYSRRDFYKVSLNTGHYLFHYADKTLEVKGPTLMFFSPQVPYSWEALTPDYEGFFCIFRAPFLTERMRMNINDLPMFSTSGKPAFSLTAEQHEETAVIYRKMLAEIASDYPFKYDLLCNYLKEIFHVALKMQPSETLYPHANANARLTAVFSDLLERQFPIESPAQRFTLRSASDYAQQLAVHVNHLNRAIRETTGKTTTSHIAERLAAEAKALLKHTSWNVAEISYALGFEEPAHFNNFFKKQTSLTPTAYRDV
- a CDS encoding nuclear transport factor 2 family protein — protein: MEKRLPVPPFTYETALQKVQFAEDAWNSRDPQKVALAYTIDTEWRNRDQFINGREAVISFLTAKWEKELDYKLKKELWSFHDNRIAVRFEYTWTNKEGKHFRSYGNEMWEFNPEGLMQRRYASINDVALD
- a CDS encoding TetR/AcrR family transcriptional regulator gives rise to the protein MKAKISDPRQRLLDTATELFYNQGYRATGINQVIREAGVARASLYLHFASKEALLIAFLQYRHQYWFDALKTWTEKTAKPKEQIMAAFDFLHDINEKEHFRGCAFLNILSEMTDKDAAVLQVIQEHKKDLRAYLGHILVKEKQALKDQVYLLFEAAMIESQLYRHQWPVQEARKAVSGLL
- a CDS encoding DUF4198 domain-containing protein; translation: MKKTALAIGILFISALAFGHEFWLQPVKFILGINEPVNVRVMVGENYKGERSDGTKYRIQQLKHFAVGVAEDYTAHVNGSKSANIHAAFATAGNHLLAFSNTGKYISLEAEKFNAYLLEEGLDDIAALRKERGETGKPGREYYQRCAKTLLQVGEGQDDTYALHTGMRMELIPGKNPYALKEGESVTFKVLFDQAPVNNALVLAWNVYKGKTSVTKYRSNAAGEVTFPVQRRGRWMISSVHMIPYTDAAVADWNSFWGSYTFGY